A stretch of Lachancea thermotolerans CBS 6340 chromosome D complete sequence DNA encodes these proteins:
- a CDS encoding 2,3-butanediol dehydrogenase (similar to uniprot|P39713 Saccharomyces cerevisiae YAL061W putative polyol dehydrogenase), giving the protein MRALAYFGQKDIRFTDSLAQPQVSHEDEVEIDVSWCGVCGSDLHEYLDGPIFFPANGKTHAMSGQGLPQAMGHEMSGIVSKVGSDVSKVKVGDHVVVGACCTCEDRARWPDVKHEREGLCIACKTGNPNCCTDLGFCGLGCQSGGFAEKIVLSERNVVKIPNSLPLDVAALVEPISVSWHAVRISKLQPGQTALVLGAGPIGLAAVLALQSHGAGTIIVSEPADTRRQKAEALGAQTFNPTEHGDNVIEALRKLAPGGEGFNFSYDCCGTSETFSAGLHTLTPKGVAVNIAVWGPKPIDFYPMDVTTSERFVTGSICYTTQDFEEVVDAMDKGKIDINKVKTMITGRERIENGFENGIMDLINNKEKNIKILLTPNNFKELA; this is encoded by the coding sequence ATGAGAGCGTTAGCATACTTTGGTCAAAAAGACATCCGCTTCACTGACAGCCTTGCGCAACCACAGGTTTCTCATGAGGATGAGGTGGAAATTGACGTTAGCTGGTGCGGTGTATGTGGTTCCGATCTCCACGAATATCTTGATGGCCCTATTTTCTTTCCAGCTAATGGGAAGACACACGCTATGAGCGGCCAAGGCCTTCCCCAGGCCATGGGCCATGAGATGTCTGGCATTGTGTCAAAAGTAGGAAGCGACGTTTCCAAGGTCAAGGTTGGTGATCACGTGGTTGTAGGTGCATGCTGCACGTGTGAAGACCGCGCTAGGTGGCCCGACGTCAAGCACGAGAGGGAGGGTCTGTGCATTGCATGCAAGACAGGAAACCCTAACTGCTGCACTGACCTTGGATTCTGTGGGCTTGGGTGCCAAAGTGGCGgttttgctgaaaaaattgTCCTCAGCGAGCGTAATGTCGTCAAAATTCCAAACAGTCTTCCCCTCGATGTGGCCGCACTTGTAGAACCTATCTCTGTCTCTTGGCACGCGGTCCGCATTTCGAAGCTACAACCAGGTCAGACCGCTTTGGTTTTGGGTGCTGGCCCCATCGGCCTAGCGGCAGTTCTTGCACTGCAGAGCCATGGTGCCGGCACCATTATTGTCTCAGAACCTGCAGACACTAGAAGGCAGAAAGCTGAGGCTTTGGGTGCTCAAACATTCAATCCAACAGAACATGGTGATAACGTCATCGAAGCGCTTCGTAAATTGGCTCCAGGCGGTGAAGGTTTCAACTTCTCCTACGACTGCTGTGGTACCAGCGAGACTTTCAGCGCCGGCCTGCATACACTAACACCTAAAGGTGTCGCTGTCAACATCGCGGTTTGGGGTCCTAAGCCAATTGACTTCTACCCAATGGATGtcacaacatcagagaGATTTGTTACAGGATCCATCTGCTACACTACTCAAGATTTCGAAGAGGTCGTAGACGCAATGGACAAGGGCAAAATTGACATCAACAAGGTGAAAACCATGATCACAGGTCGCGAAAGAATTGAAAATGGTTTCGAGAACGGCATAATGGATTTGATCAACAATAAggagaagaacatcaaaattttaTTGACTCCGAACAATTTCAAGGAACTTGCTTAG
- the ECM1 gene encoding Ecm1p (similar to uniprot|P39715 Saccharomyces cerevisiae YAL059W ECM1 Protein of unknown function localized in the nucleoplasm and the nucleolus genetically interacts with MTR2 in 60S ribosomal protein subunit export): protein MAKKISKHSRAARRLEVEDVEAQTLAKLPRAQNLDLTNKLIRTASKNEQLLEAKMRKKEGSGKRVGKKSIAKGLPENLDKERLEKALNVTSRLDGKVQKAKSRAKYVQNARKAGWDRTNESIKRDLALLTASKSDISSKDDKTAEDSMEQDEAYIDEDEGNSSTPPQAEATNAFDLLTDDVEA from the coding sequence ATGGCCAAGAAGATTTCGAAGCACTCGAGAGCTGCTAGAAGGTTGGAAGTCGAAGATGTCGAAGCCCAGACGCTCGCGAAGCTTCCAAGAGCCCAAAATTTGGATTTAACAAACAAGCTGATAAGAACAGCATCAAAGAATGAACAACTTTTGGAGGCGAAGATGCGGAAGAAAGAAGGGTCCGGTAAGAGGGTCGGCAAAAAGTCTATTGCAAAGGGCTTGCCTGAAAACCTAGATAAAGAAAGATTGGAAAAGGCGCTTAACGTTACAAGCAGACTTGACGGTAAAGTTCAGAAAGCTAAGTCAAGAGCCAAGTATGTTCAGAatgcaagaaaagctggcTGGGACCGCACCAACGAAAGTATCAAAAGAGATCTGGCTCTTTTAACGGCCTCAAAATCAGACATAAGCTCCAAGGACGACAAGACAGCCGAAGACTCCATGGAACAAGATGAGGCTTAtattgatgaagacgaggGAAACTCCTCCACTCCACCTCAAGCTGAGGCAACGAACGCCTTTGATTTACTGACGGATGACGTCGAGGCGTAG
- a CDS encoding KLTH0D00660p (conserved hypothetical protein), with translation MRTLEDITIGGSTYTMADKDALRLGETAQSIVNKIFSRFMLLDALFRGMVFGVGVLVVVFLTAVLLIKIMLASQENGKAKAKSGNRNTSPSSVDNAKSGDQKSRNAKSSALNDEDHAHLLSRKVIPINSTDDFTEELEISVMEEDD, from the coding sequence ATGAGAACTTTAGAGGATATCACTATTGGAGGGTCAACGTACACGATGGCTGACAAGGACGCATTGAGACTAGGAGAGACTGCTCAATCGATAGTGAACaagatcttttcaagatttatGTTGCTGGACGCCTTGTTTAGGGGTATGGTATTTGGGGTCGGAGTCCTTGTTGTCGTGTTCCTCACCGCTGTGCTGCTGATCAAGATTATGTTGGCAAGCCAAGAGAACGGGAAGGCCAAGGCAAAGTCAGGGAACCGGAATACGAGTCCCTCATCTGTGGACAATGCGAAATCTGGCGACCAGAAGTCCCGTAATGCAAAGTCTAGCGCCTTGAACGACGAAGACCACGCGCACCTTCTGTCAAGAAAGGTTATTCCTATCAACTCCACAGACGACTTTACAGAGGAACTTGAGATATCAGTGATGGAGGAAGATGACTAG
- the ALD4 gene encoding aldehyde dehydrogenase (NADP(+)) ALD4 (highly similar to uniprot|P46367 Saccharomyces cerevisiae YOR374W ALD4 Mitochondrial aldehyde dehydrogenase that utilizes NADP or NAD equally as coenzymes expression is glucose repressed): MLSRTGTALRGMPVAATRLGMRFYAQLPLRVPVKMPNGIEYEQPTGLFINNKFVRAKQGKTFEVVSPATEEEITHVYEAREDDVEDAIAAADQAFKSGVWSDADPLVRAKALNKLAELIEEDLETIASIETLDNGKAISSARGDVQLVANYLRSCAGWCDKIDGRLINTGSTHFSYTIRQPLGVCGQIIPWNFPLLMWAWKVGPALATGNTVVLKTAESTPLSALYVSQFVPKAGIPAGVVNIISGFGKIIGEALTTHPKIKKIAFTGSTATGRHIYQNAGANLKKVTLELGGKSPNIVFADADLKATVQNIILGIYYNSGEVCCAGSRVYVEESVYDQFLEELKAATENVKVGDPFDDATFQGAQTSQMQLSKILKYVEIGRDEGATLVTGGERLGNKGFFVKPTIFGDVTEDMRIVKEEIFGPVVTITKFKTVEEVIEKANDSEYGLAAGVHTKDINKAIEVSNRVNSGTVWINTFNDFHHAVPFGGFNASGIGREMGIEALENYTQVKAVRAKLTLSGK, encoded by the coding sequence ATGCTTTCCAGAACAGGAACAGCACTACGGGGAATGCCCGTGGCTGCGACGCGGCTTGGAATGCGCTTCTACGCGCAGTTGCCCTTGCGCGTGCCGGTCAAAATGCCTAACGGCATCGAGTATGAGCAGCCAACCGGGttgttcatcaacaacaagttcGTCCGCGCCAAGCAAGGCAAGACTTTCGAGGTCGTCAGCCCTGCTAcggaagaagagatcaCACACGTCTACGAAGCGCGCGAAGACGACGTAGAAGACGCAATCGCGGCTGCAGACCAGGCTTTCAAGAGCGGTGTGTGGTCCGACGCCGACCCTCTGGTACGCGCAAAGGCTCTTAACAAGCTCGCAGAATTGATCGAGGAAGACCTAGAAACAATTGCATCCATCGAGACTCTTGACAACGGAAAGGCTATCTCTAGTGCACGTGGCGACGTTCAGCTAGTCGCCAACTACTTGCGTTCGTGCGCTGGCTGGTGTGACAAAATTGATGGCCGGCTCATTAACACAGGCTCAACCCACTTCTCGTACACCATCAGACAGCCTCTAGGTGTATGTGGACAAATTATCCCTTGGAACTTTCCTCTATTGATGTGGGCCTGGAAGGTCGGCCCTGCCTTGGCCACCGGTAACACCGTCGTTCTGAAGACTGCTGAATCTACCCCCTTGTCCGCCCTTTATGTCTCCCAATTTGTGCCTAAAGCCGGCATTCCTGCCGGCGTTGTTAACATTATCTCCGGGTTCGGTAAGATCATCGGTGAGGCACTAACTACGCACCCtaagatcaagaaaattgcATTTACTGGTTCAACTGCTACTGGACGCCACATCTATCAAAATGCTGGTGCCAACCTAAAGAAGGTGACTCTGGAACTAGGTGGTAAGTCTCCTAACATTGTGTTTGCTGACGCAGACCTGAAGGCGACCGTTCAGAACATTATCTTGGGTATCTACTACAACAGTGGTGAGGTTTGCTGCGCAGGCTCCAGAGTATATGTTGAAGAATCCGTGTACGATCAATTTTTGGAGGAACTAAAGGCTGCCACTGAGAACGTCAAAGTCGGCGACCCATTCGACGATGCAACCTTCCAAGGTGCACAGACATCTCAGATGCagctttccaagatcttGAAGTATGTCGAGATTGGAAGAGATGAGGGTGCCACCTTGGTTACTGGTGGCGAAAGACTAGGAAACAAGGGTTTCTTTGTGAAGCCAACCATTTTCGGTGATGTTACCGAAGACATGAGAATTGTCAAGGAAGAGATTTTCGGCCCTGTTGTCACCATCACAAAGTTCAAGACCGTCGAGGAGGTGATTGAGAAGGCTAACGACTCTGAGTATGGTTTGGCTGCTGGCGTTCACACTaaagacatcaacaaagctATTGAGGTCTCCAACAGAGTCAACTCCGGTACGGTTTGGATCAACACTTTCAACGACTTCCACCACGCTGTTCCATTCGGTGGCTTCAATGCCTCGGGTATCGGCAGAGAAATGGGAATTGAAGCGCTGGAAAACTACACTCAGGTCAAGGCTGTTCGCGCAAAGCTGACACTCTCTGGGAAGTAG
- the NUD1 gene encoding Nud1p (weakly similar to uniprot|P32336 Saccharomyces cerevisiae YOR373W NUD1 Component of the spindle pole body outer plaque required for exit from mitosis): protein MSSKSSPSKQLSESLGRFHISSPSKLKPYMENDKFQDKAFDSQGRYPRNGRSYVDKLDSWSVNYGTVQQHGIDSENAELPQWKQYMQGQVVAEKGSQELHAPADLVVTSSLSDISLIPTNTFKKRGTRLPVDETHQLDPENNTTQEKDTELDIDPAREALGVFNNVLRHQRSNFFNDDEHKLNSPVRSVSDGYETGSNSSFDSFDPSLSPSIRQSNKKQPHQPRNEARKESPRRPLKLITPEDAGMVFNYKEGVWDQPSATVDVSTSGAQDESSQSKIVSFKLPRTRPETSMVDDTPLSTPKVDLKFLSRNRSGENTQVPAGVDKAVRRASRVTSLPADTTHNLVDNVTSVSDLDTSFRISRGAVVSALVDAIPRKENWVKVRDLSLERRDLESLVGLDEMAPSVLELNVSHNKLNSLQGVPKHTISLCCSHNRIGTYCRLDALEHLEDVDMSHNALSTNLSLFAACLHLRNINISQNGVTSLQGLSESRLRIDTLNIARNRLIGPLDFADLLSSDQEPNFLTHLRELDLSGNKITTVKNLHLLTGLRVLKLDGNPLETLVGNTNKSLRSLTALGCAALRELGDFPQLRILKLSGESLQIQRLPESLEHLELTGITGASSSVMVPWNILPHMLRKLRLSRLGFEELPPEFATHCPALDALIITDNELQSAANLFERLPVNLRTLDVRRNPLTQFKAESERKMLAEAAAMAAPNLKKIFL, encoded by the coding sequence ATGTCAAGTAAGTCCTCACCGTCCAAACAACTGAGTGAGAGCTTGGGCCGATTCCATATAAGCTCGCCTTCTAAACTCAAACCGTATATGGAAAATGATAAATTCCAGgacaaagcttttgattcaCAGGGCCGTTATCCGCGGAATGGCAGGAGCTATGTTGATAAGCTAGATAGTTGGTCAGTCAACTACGGGACTGTTCAGCAACACGGGATAGACTCTGAAAATGCGGAACTTCCGCAATGGAAACAATACATGCAGGGTCAGGTGGTGGCGGAGAAGGGCTCACAAGAACTGCACGCGCCAGCAGACCTGGTTGTAACGTCTTCACTAAGTGACATTTCTTTAATACCCACTAACACGTTCAAGAAACGGGGAACGAGACTTCCGGTAGATGAGACACACCAGTTGGACCCTGAAAACAACACGACACAAGAGAAAGATACAGAGTTAGATATCGACCCTGCTCGTGAGGCATTAGGTGTATTCAATAACGTCTTGCGCCACCAGCGgtccaacttcttcaacgacgATGAGCATAAGTTAAACTCGCCTGTGCGGTCTGTTTCCGATGGTTACGAAACAGGATCAAATTCATCCTTTGATTCATTTGATCCATCTCTTTCACCTAGCATACGTCaatcaaacaaaaagcagccCCATCAGCCTCGGAACGAAGCGAGGAAGGAGTCCCCTAGGCGGCCCCTAAAGTTAATTACACCAGAAGATGCGGGTATGGTTTTTAACTATAAAGAAGGTGTGTGGGATCAGCCGTCGGCTACTGTTGACGTTTCTACTAGTGGAGCGCAAGATGAAAGCTCGCAGAGCAAAATTGTGTCCTTTAAATTGCCGCGGACTCGTCCAGAAACTTCCATGGTCGATGACACCCCTCTTTCGACCCCAAAAGTTGATTTAAAGTTCTTGTCTAGAAATCGATCAGGAGAAAACACTCAAGTTCCTGCAGGGGTAGACAAGGCCGTTAGGAGAGCAAGCCGTGTCACAAGTCTTCCTGCAGACACTACGCACAACCTGGTGGATAATGTCACGAGCGTATCAGATCTGGATACATCATTCCGAATCTCCCGAGGGGCTGTTGTCTCAGCATTGGTGGACGCAATTCCACGCAAAGAGAATTGGGTAAAAGTCAGAGATCTTTCATTGGAGAGAAgagatcttgaaagtcTGGTAGGGCTTGACGAAATGGCACCTAGCGTACTAGAACTTAATGTTTCGCACAACAAGCTAAACTCATTACAAGGTGTTCCTAAACACACTATTAGTCTATGCTGCTCTCATAATAGAATCGGGACTTACTGCCGTTTAGATGCATTGGAGCACCTAGAGGATGTTGATATGTCACACAACGCGCTTTCTACTAATCTTTCCTTATTCGCAGCGTGCCTGCATCTTCGCAACATCAACATCTCTCAAAACGGTGTAACCTCATTGCAGGGCCTATCCGAGTCACGTCTACGCATAGATACATTGAACATAGCCCGCAACCGATTGATTGGGCCGCTGGACTTTGCAGATCTTTTATCTTCGGACCAAGAACCCAATTTTCTGACACACCTTCGGGAGCTCGACCTTAGCGGAAACAAAATCACAACAGTCAAGAATCTACATTTACTAACCGGCCTAAGAGTACTAAAACTTGACGGAAATCCGCTAGAAACCCTTGTGGGAAACACGAACAAAAGTTTGCGTAGTTTGACAGCACTTGGCTGTGCGGCGCTAAGAGAGTTGGGAGATTTCCCACAACTTCGCATTCTGAAGCTCAGCGGCGAGAGCCTCCAAATCCAAAGGCTGCCTGAATCGCTTGAGCACCTCGAGCTGACAGGTATAACAGGCGCCAGCTCTTCTGTTATGGTACCGTGGAACATTCTACCCCACATGCTCCGCAAACTGCGACTTTCGCGCCTTGGCTTTGAGGAGCTGCCTCCGGAGTTTGCTACGCACTGCCCGGCACTGGATGCTTTAATAATCACAGACAACGAGCTACAGAGTGCCGCAAACTTGTTTGAACGCCTGCCGGTGAACCTGCGGACGCTGGACGTCCGAAGAAATCCGCTCACGCAATTCAAGGCTGAATCAGAAAGGAAGATGTTGGCTGAAGCAGCAGCTATGGCAGCTCCTAACCTTAAGAAGATATTCCTATAG
- the NDD1 gene encoding Ndd1p (weakly similar to uniprot|Q08887 Saccharomyces cerevisiae YOR372C NDD1 Transcriptional activator essential for nuclear division), with the protein MEPSNDEEAFFRVISENMKYAFTSPIATTTQFPTPYSQAHNNTSSHTQETERARTHSESQSIVENSMLAESNGASSLSDVNVQPSSVLQLGNEFMLTSPEQFREFLFESPAGINLLHRTPAKTPLRFFNSSAIVSSAQSQSHQSQQNQGHLPQQATNGPLQNQITPLRNIDVNLMFNSRNKQTNNTSSPSKRYLSLTPYGKRVLSDIGTPYAKLLASSNSALVDFQRARKDVQKSVGPQGSDLRSRGNSNTNKGLSGDLDVGSGHHKASLVSGSDDEIESGADDCGSSPTTIQLNSSVTKSTRDKLGSIGSIPENNITNSDLGPSSEDEHETNIDERLFEMEKLPLSPTPKPSKRNDLDVTRIKIPELPKMGSFKSERSSSVPNTAKKTTRKQPKFQIIVTDANSFNSTRGTVMGGDAVGKKRKPALKRSQSEIVSTTSASSSRGKTKRQKLSQVHNFSLDLNSRYPDSQ; encoded by the coding sequence ATGGAGCCGAGTAACGATGAGGAAGCGTTCTTTCGGGTTATTTCGGAGAATATGAAATATGCTTTTACAAGTCCGATCGCCACCACAACACAATTTCCCACGCCCTATTCCCAAGCGCATAATAATACTAGCTCTCACACTCAAGAGACGGAACGGGCAAGAACACACTCCGAAAGTCAATCCATCGTGGAAAACAGTATGCTAGCAGAGTCTAATGGTGCTTCCTCATTGAGCGATGTTAACGTGCAGCCTTCGTCAGTACTCCAACTTGGAAACGAATTCATGTTGACATCACCAGAGCAATTTAGAGAGTTTCTCTTCGAGTCGCCAGCAGGAATTAACCTTCTTCACCGGACACCGGCAAAGACGCCTCTTCGTTTCTTCAACAGTTCCGCAATAGTTTCTTCTGCCCAAAGCCAGAGCCATCAGTCTCAGCAAAATCAAGGCCACTTACCGCAACAAGCAACTAATGGGCCGCTTCAGAATCAAATCACTCCTCTCAGGAATATAGATGTCAACCTAATGTTCAACTCCAGAAATAAGCAAACGAACAACACATCGTCACCTTCCAAACGCTACTTGTCGCTCACACCCTACGGTAAGAGAGTACTTTCTGATATAGGAACCCCCTATGCAAAGCTGCTCGCCTCTTCTAACAGTGCATTGGTTGATTTTCAGAGGGCCCGGAAAGATGTGCAAAAGTCTGTGGGTCCGCAAGGCTCAGACTTACGATCTCGCGGAAATAGCAATACAAATAAAGGGCTCTCCGGTGACCTAGACGTCGGCTCCGGCCATCACAAAGCTAGTTTAGTATCGGGGAGTGATGATGAAATAGAAAGTGGTGCGGACGATTGCGGGTCTTCTCCCACCACTATCCAACTTAATTCGTCTGTGACGAAATCAACAAGGGATAAACTGGGGTCTATTGGCTCAATCCCAGAAAATAATATTACAAACTCAGACTTAGGACCATCGAGTGAAGACGAGCATGAAACTAACATAGATGAAAGATTATTCGAAATGGAAAAGCTTCCGCTCTCGCCGACgccaaaaccttcaaaacgtAACGACTTAGATGTAACTCGGATTAAAATTCCGGAGCTGCCAAAAATGGGATCTTTTAAGAGTGAGCGGTCAAGCTCGGTTCCAAATACTGCGAAAAAAACAACTAGAAAGCAACCCAAGTTCCAGATCATTGTGACGGATGCCAACTCCTTTAATTCTACTAGGGGAACCGTTATGGGTGGCGATGCGGTTGGTAAGAAACGGAAGcctgctttgaaaagatctCAATCTGAAATCGTTTCAACGACCTCCGCAAGCAGTTCCAGGGgcaaaacaaagagacaGAAATTATCACAGGTGCATAACTTTTCGTTAGACCTCAATTCAAGATACCCGGATTCGCAATAA